A genome region from Pseudanabaena sp. Chao 1811 includes the following:
- a CDS encoding LysR family transcriptional regulator: MNFNLSQIDLNLLVVFDALMRDRHVTRAGERIGLSQPAMSNALARLRHLTKDRLFIRAKSGLQPTPVAITLANQIQPALQQIQIALSSEAGFEPMTSNRVFAIGMTDYVEFVLLPSLLEQLEQVAPNLKIQVRTGDRQQLFDLLDNGKVDLICGVFPEQIPWHQEQLLFQERFVCVCRQDHFLIQDSLSLEEYLTTSHLLISIKEDMVGRVDDTLAIQGLSRNIRLSIPHFLVAPSIIARTDLITTLAERVAIAFAKDLNLKVFPCPLEIDGFSVVMRWHQSTTNQSTHKWLRQIFSEIAVLTNTISENL; this comes from the coding sequence ATGAATTTTAATTTGAGTCAGATTGACCTCAATCTATTGGTAGTGTTTGATGCGCTGATGCGCGATCGCCATGTCACCCGTGCGGGAGAACGAATTGGCTTGAGCCAACCAGCGATGAGTAACGCTCTAGCTCGATTGCGGCATTTGACCAAGGATAGATTGTTTATCAGGGCAAAATCAGGACTACAACCCACACCTGTCGCGATCACCTTAGCAAACCAAATTCAACCTGCTTTGCAACAGATTCAGATAGCGCTGTCATCGGAAGCAGGATTTGAGCCAATGACTAGCAATCGCGTATTTGCGATCGGCATGACTGACTATGTGGAATTTGTGCTATTACCGTCACTGTTAGAGCAATTAGAACAGGTTGCTCCCAATCTTAAAATTCAAGTGCGAACAGGCGATCGGCAGCAGCTTTTTGATTTGTTAGATAATGGCAAAGTCGATCTGATCTGTGGTGTATTTCCTGAACAGATCCCTTGGCATCAAGAACAGTTACTTTTTCAAGAGCGATTTGTTTGTGTCTGTCGTCAAGACCATTTCTTAATTCAAGATTCTCTATCGTTAGAAGAATATCTCACAACTTCCCATCTCCTCATTTCGATTAAAGAAGATATGGTTGGGAGAGTTGATGATACCCTTGCCATCCAAGGACTCAGCCGTAATATCAGACTTTCTATTCCTCATTTTCTGGTTGCACCCTCTATCATTGCGCGTACAGACTTGATTACTACGCTCGCAGAACGAGTTGCGATCGCTTTTGCTAAGGACTTGAACTTAAAGGTTTTTCCTTGCCCCTTAGAAATTGATGGCTTTTCCGTAGTCATGCGCTGGCATCAAAGCACAACCAATCAAAGCACCCATAAATGGCTACGCCAGATTTTTAGCGAAATTGCTGTTCTGACAAATACAATTAGTGAAAACCTATAG